The genomic window CAGATCATTTCATAGATGTTTAAAAAGACCTCATAAAATAGCATATGCTGTTACCCCCAGACCAGTTAGTAAGTTTCGTAATATTAACACCATAATTTAATTGGTTTAGGTTTAAGTTGCCCTGCTGTTAGGGGGTTTTCTGGTCAGATTCTCAAGGTCTCCTACTTAAAATTCAGACTGTAGGCCAAAAGCCTGATGACCAATGATGATAAACCAAGATTCATGGTTATCACCTAGCACATTCTCTGATCTTTGCCAAACCAGTAAAATATTTACTTGTTCAATCCAGGTTCTCTTCTGTTTTATCCTAGCCCTTTAAGCTCCTAGGAATTTTAGATGTTGAGAACATCCCCTGTGCTCGGGACTCGGTATTGTATGGTTCATTAGGATCTGTTGTGGCTGGCCTTGGACATTTTTTATTAACTAGTGAGTATCTTTTTCTTAATGTATGATGGACATTTTCTAAATGGACTAATGTCGAATTTAATTACGGTGGTTATGGTTTTTGACAGGTAGGATTAGAAGATCATGTGATGTTGGAGTAGGAGGATTTATCTTGGTGACTTTAGGATGCTGGTATGTGTACCAAGTAATTCAAGAAGATCCAGGATCATGATTGATCTATTTCAAGCACATGCTCTTTCCAAGCAATCTGTCACTGGAAGACTCCCACCCCCTCAGTgaggaatgttttgttttttgtaatttaATGGAAACTTGCCTTACAAAATGGTAATGCTGGGATGCCTCTTTCAAGCATGGATATGCAGACACATCGTACATACCATTTGTCAAATGAGCAGATGAATGGGTGCCATTCCACCTTACCAAGTTACGATGTCTAACCTGGGAAGGCCTCAACCTCTCAGGTCACCCTGATGCTCTCATTTCCTGCTCATGACATTACAGCTGAAAAGCCTCCTCTTAAGAATGTGCCCACAACTGCTGAAACCCGTGCATGGATTTCCTGTGTTCTGAGCAAGAAAAGCCAGAGCCAAGAGTACATAGTTTATATATGGTTCCACTGGAGGAGATTCTACCAGAAAAACCAAGCTAGATGGGGTCAAAAGCCTCACTTTAGGTACCTATCTTAGTGATTTGTTAATGACACTGAACCACTCCAGAACAGCCCTCCAAATTACAACGGTTGTATTCATACAGTCTTGGGGTAACCATCTGTAAACATCTTAGATTTTGTTACTACAAATCTCAAAATGGTTTCTAGAGGAAATTTTCTGTTAAAATGACTCAGTTGTGTTTTCTTGTAAGGTTCCATTGTAGGTATAATTACGCAAAGCTAAGAATCCAGGAAAGAATTGCCAGAGATGGAATTAAAAATCAGATTCTCTACGAAAGTACCCACCTTGatcctgaaagaaaacaaagcaagagcGGCAGCTGAGCAGGGTCTCAAGCATCAAAAACCCAACGGTGGCTGCAGGGGTTGGTGCGAATTGCATGGAGGGCAGCCGATCACCCTCCTGTGTGCGTCTCCCACCAGACTTTcagtcataaaataaaagatggtgtgtgttgcagttttcttttttttttttttttaaacacttgtaCGAAGGCCCACACTTGCTGGCCCTTGCTCTACTGCCAGGAAAGCATCTTTTGGATTTGCCGAACTTGGTGCAGAGACCAGAGTATAAACAAGACTCTTCTGCTGGATTTCCAAACTCCTCTTAGAGACAAACCACTGTACTACTGCACCTTGTTAAAAATGAGGCAGTACTCCCCGGTTTCTAAAGTCAGTACCTTTGTAAGAACACTAATGGTTTTTTTTGACTTTGcaaattgctatttttaaaaatgaacactcACTGCTTGACCCTATTCCATTTTTTAGAACAGGTAGGTCATCTCCCCAAAAGTAAAGATGAAGGTAGTTTTTAAAACGCTCTATGTGTTTCTGGATGTATGCAGTGTTTTGGAATTTAAACAGACACCTGGCACGCACAGAAGTATCTTCAGAACTAGTCTGATGCAAAACCACCAcaggatcacacacacacatcactacACTAATACGTCATTTAGAATTCAATCCGCTGCTattaaaaaagggcaaaaaacAAGGCACCCAACCAAGTCCacagcatttattcattcaggaaAAAAACTCTCCCTCTCCAAAGCAATGCAATTTGTTTTAATGTCAACATTACTTTTAAGAGAATCTTTTAAATATAACACAAAACACAAGCTAGAGGTGTTCCTGGttaagaaatgatgaaaaagacCAGCAGACAAGGACTCTGGCATCATTAATGATCCTGTTACTTGATTATCACGGTAGGCCAGAGAAGGTGAAGCTATCCTGAGATTTTATCTTGTTCTCTCACAGCTTTTCAAGGGGGAAGTGGGGAGTGCGTGCTTGGTCCGGTTCACAGGAAGGGGCATCTTCCCTCCTGCGCCCACTTTTCCTGGGGTCCTTCTGAGGGGCAGCGCACGCAGGCTATGCGGTTTACCAAATGCCACTGTCAAGCATGAGCCTGCAGATACTTGTACTGACCCTAATCCTCTCGCAGCCACCACAGGTAGGACTTGGACACTAATTAGGAAAGGCTGTTGTTAGAAAGGAAAAGGCAGTTTCCAAGACTGTACCACCTGCCCACTCTACGGGCACAAGTCAGAGCTGAATCCAGTCTGCGTTACTCCAACTGACCAGTCCCTCCCATTTTAGGAGGCAGCGCCATATGGGAGCAGGGGGACCCCTGAGGAGTACTCCTCAGCCCCGATCTCTAATGTCTGTGCACTTATGACCTCCGCTTCCGCTTCCAAACGCATGCAGAGAGAGAACTGGGCGACCGGATGGGAGTCTTGACTAAATCCCCGCCTAGCTCTCCCGTACTAGGGTTACATCTTACCCTGAGTAAGAGAAACCTCTCTCGGCCGGCAAAATTTCCAAGGCCTTCACCAGTAACAAGGTTAGTTCACTTTCCCAGCAGAATGACTGCGTAAACTGGAGACCTGGATAAAAACAAAGTGGTGACACACTTACTtggataacttttaaaatatcagtaagtATAAGTAATAGCTGGGGAAGGAAATGGGTATTAATAACCTATTTCCTTCCCCAACGATTAAGAGGTCACAGAAACGCTAACAGGTTACTGGGCTACACGACGCACTCCAGGTCCCCACGCCGTCGCTGCTGGATACTGCGGACAAGGCCTCCACACAGACTTCACGCTCCCACTTCTGGCCTCCCGCCCCATCTACTTGCCCTCTGCCACCCAAGTCCAAGTCCGAACTGTGTGAGCTCTGTGCCCATCCCCTCTGCGTGGGCACCCCCGGCCTCTGCTCCAGCTTTTCCTTTCCAGCTAATTCTCTCCGTCCCTTCTGCTCACTGACCTCTGGGCAGGAGAATCCCCTTCTCATCTAGGTTCTCCTACTACTAGCTACCACTTTGACCGGTCACTTAGGCTCCAAGCAGAGCTTCAGCGTCTCATAGAGAACCCTCCTTGGTGTCTGGCGTGAAACCAGCCACGCGTGTCTGCTGGATCGCATCACTGAACGTCCACTGGCCCAGAGACAGAGTCCGGGCTCCCCCTCATCCAAACGCGCCTTCCACGCCCCGGACTGACGAGTGACCTACCTCTCGTGCCCACTCGGGAGCCTCCGGCTGCACCGCTTCCTTCACTGTTTCGTGAACTC from Neovison vison isolate M4711 chromosome 10, ASM_NN_V1, whole genome shotgun sequence includes these protein-coding regions:
- the LOC122918533 gene encoding cytochrome c oxidase assembly protein COX20, mitochondrial; protein product: MAAAPDSGEPAKGKPFKLLGILDVENIPCARDSVLYGSLGSVVAGLGHFLLTSRIRRSCDVGVGGFILVTLGCWFHCRYNYAKLRIQERIARDGIKNQILYESTHLDPERKQSKSGS